A single region of the Lates calcarifer isolate ASB-BC8 linkage group LG16_LG22, TLL_Latcal_v3, whole genome shotgun sequence genome encodes:
- the LOC108873854 gene encoding synapse differentiation-inducing gene protein 1, with the protein MEGAGEEESRGEEAETSSKQGRASPRRGGGGGSCRQNGLINTRRLGAEPREALPSVYSAPQYQGHVVVNAPPQQEHSGGPPQLLNPSALLPHQAASDPRLRSAPGLLLCPESVLRAWGEAGGGDCCETTFIEGLGPDASPSTSTKEALLFTDGKFLDFSGEDAKIHTLSYDIDDDDEFQELESDYSSESESEDTFLLMPPRDHLGLSVFSMLCCFWPLGIAAFYLSHETNKAVSKGDFHLASSSSRRALFLAVLSITIGTGIYVGVAVALIAYLSKNHHW; encoded by the exons atggagggagcaggagaggaggagagccgAGGGGAGGAGGCTGAAACCTCCTCCAAACAGGGGAGAGCATCACCGAGAAGAGGAGGCGGGGGGGGAAGCTGCAGACAAAATGGCCTCATCAACACCCGCAGGCTGGGGGCGGAGCCTCGGGAGGCGCTGCCGTCAGTGTACTCAGCTCCTCAGTACCAGGGTCACGTGGTGGTGAACGCCCCGCCTCAGCAGGAGCACAGCGGGggtcctcctcagctcctgaacCCCAGCGCTCTCCTCCCCCACCAGGCGGCGTCAGACCCCCGCCTCAGGTCGGCCCCCGGCCTCCTGCTGTGCCCAGAGAGCGTCCTGCGGGCGTGGGGGGAGGCTGGGGGAGGCGACTGCTGCGAGACCACCTTCATTGAGGGGCTTGGTCCCGAcgcctccccctccacctccacaaaGGAGGCGCTGCTGTTCACTGACGGAAAGTTTCTGGACTTTTCTGGAGAGGACGCAAAGATTCATACGCTGTCGTACGACATCGACGATGACGACGAGTTCCAGGAGCTCGAG agtgaTTACTCCAGCGAATCAGAGAGCGAGGACACCTTCCTGTTGATGCCTCCCAGAGATCACCTGGGCCTCAGTGTCTTCTCCATGCTCTGCTGCTTCTGGCCGCTCGGCATCGCAGCTTTCTACCTGTCACACGAG aCCAATAAGGCCGTGTCTAAAGGAGACTTCCACCTGGCCAGCTCCAGCTCGAGGCGGGCTCTCTTCCTGGCTGTGCTGTCAATCACCATCGGGACAGGTATCTATGTGGGCGTGGCCGTGGCGCTCATCGCCTACCTGTCCAAAAACCACCACTGGTAG
- the LOC108873855 gene encoding cystatin-F, whose amino-acid sequence MGLKTLLLVSLLLAALELSLAAGVHLVRSMPGSPLNISTDDRGLQQVVLAATYSFNNQSNDAFLFKPSAITRAQRQIVKGLRYIVDLEISRTVCRKRDHNNNLSKCDLQPKGRLHQTFHCHFEVWLIPWENETNVQVFLCKS is encoded by the exons ATGGGACTGAAGACGCTGCTGCTCGTCTCGCTGCTGCTCGCCGCCCTGG AGCTGAGTTTGGCGGCGGGCGTCCATCTTGTCCGCTCCATGCCCGGTTCTCCTCTGAACATCAGCACGGACGACCGCGGCCTCCAGCAGGTGGTGCTCGCCGCCACCTACTCCTTCAACAACCAATCAAACGACGCCTTCCTCTTCAAACCCTCGGCCATCACCAGAGCACAGCGACAG aTTGTTAAAGGGCTTCGCTACATCGTGGATTTGGAGATTTCCAGAACCGTCTGTCGTAAACGAgaccacaacaacaacctgtCCAAGTGTGACCTCCAGCCTAAAGGTCGTCTGCACCAG acgTTTCACTGTCACTTTGAGGTTTGGTTGATTCCCTGGGAGAATGAGACCAACGTCCAGGTGTTCCTCTGTAAATCCTGA
- the apmap gene encoding adipocyte plasma membrane-associated protein has product MNESEGLRFRRLHRPQVITDELPEHRYKGSGTYSGKVFQVTLLSLGGFLLLPLLVIILILESPIHPEVFTLKEPPLMKGCWEPNLKLREAQRLFEDQIVGPESIANIGDVLFSGTADGKIVKLVGRRIHTVTRLGKLPCGSREEESSCGRPLGIRVGPNGTLFVADAYLGLFEVNPTTGEATRLVSGGQVVAGRKLSFINDVAVTQDGKKLYFTDSSSRWQRRDYLNLIMEATADGRVLELDTETRELSVVMENLRFPNGIQLLPDEESVLVAETTMARIRRVHVAGLNKGGMDTFMDNLPGFPDNIRPSSSGGYWVAMSAVRPNPGFSMLDFLSQRPWIKKLIFKLFSQDVLMKFVPRYSLVAELHDGGVCTRSFHDPNGLVAAYVSEVHEHDGSLYLGSFRSPYIAKLDLRKV; this is encoded by the exons ATGAACGAGTCGGAGGGGCTCCGGTTCCGGCGGCTGCACCGACCGCAGGTCATCACCGACGAGCTGCCCGAGCACCGTTACAAAGGATCCGG CACCTACAGTGGGAAGGTGTTCCAGGtgactctcctctctctgggcggcttcctgcttcttcctctcctcgtcatcatcctcatcctggAGTCTCCGATCCATCCTGAAGTCTTCAC TCTGAAGGAGCCTCCGCTGATGAAGGGCTGCTGGGAGCCGAACCTGAAGCTCAGAGAGGCTCAGAGACTCTTCGAAGACCAGATCGTCGGACCTGAATCCATCGCCAACATCGGAG ATGTTTTGTTCTCTGGAACAGCTGACGGGAAAATCGTGAAGCTGGTCGGTCGAAGAATCCACACGGTGACGAGACTTGGAAAACTGCCATGTG GGTCCAGAGAGGAGGAGTCCAGCTGTGGGAGACCGCTGGGGATCCGGGTCGGACCCAACGGGACTCTGTTTGTAGCTGATGCTTACCTGGGTCTGTTCGAGGTCAACCCCACCACAG gtgaaGCGACGCGGTTGGTGTCGGGCGGTCAGGTGGTCGCCGGCAGGAAGTTGTCGTTCATTAACGACGTGGCGGTGACGCAGGATGGGAAGAAGCTGTACTTCACTGACTCCAGCAGCAGGTGGCAGCGCAGAGATTACCTGAACCTCATCATGGAGGCGACGGCTGACGGACG AGTGTTGGAGCTGGACACAGAGACCAGAGAGCTGTCTGTGGTGATGGAGAACCTGAGGTTCCCAAACGGCATCCAGCTGCTGCCAGATGAGGAGTCAGTGCTGGTGGCAGAGACCACCATGGCCCGGATACGCAG AGTCCACGTGGCCGGTCTGAATAAAGGTGGGATGGACACCTTCATGGACAACCTGCCCGGTTTCCCCGACAACATCCGACCCAGCTCCAGTGGAGGTTACTGGGTGGCCATGTCTGCGGTGAGGCCCAACCCCGGATTCTCCATGCTGGACTTCCTGTCCCAGAGACCCTGGATCAAGAAACTCATCTTCAAg ctcttcagTCAGGACGTTCTGATGAAGTTCGTTCCTCGGTACTCTTTAGTGGCTGAGCTCCATGACGGTGGCGTCTGCACGCGAAGTTTCCACGACCCTAACGGCCTGGTGGCGGCCTACGTCAGCGAGGTCCACGAGCACGACGGGAGTCTGTACCTGGGCTCCTTCCGCTCGCCGTACATCGCCAAACTCGACCTGCGCAAGGTGTAA
- the LOC108873846 gene encoding gastrula zinc finger protein XlCGF57.1 yields the protein MSSCVQRLVSDVMDEFTVTARTEICQRLRPGDEEELKAVVKRLCEALLQELRRLLEEEQEEKQQEKQQENQLENQQEEHVSSSQPQPDSAPPAADAVNGQSDPPTDDVVQSERTFSCSVCSSSFSRRTNLAAHLRVHSRERPFTCPVCGKGFSARSSVRVHQRTVHNKQRPFRCSHCGKVFGTRSHLRTHQKSSGFPLQCSVCGETLAARCSLRQHRLTCQRTDRKFRCAECGKEFSKHSYLSAHRRVHLSDKPFKCPVCERGFTTRRGLHVHQLSVHRGLKPFTCSVCRRAFSQQSGLRAHLRTHTGERPHTCEQCGNSFSSRSSLSVHRRVHTGEKAFSCDTCGKSFSVSANLCRHRLVHSGRRAFSCDVCGRSFSQAGHLKVHRAVHSDTWAFICNACGKGFRQRSALLLHERSHSGVKPHSCGDCGRNFSTSSSLKRHQVAHSGQKAHTCDECGKSFTSAQVLKTHLQLHGGSKPFSCDVCGRSYSSLSYLKTHRRSHSEGKPFGCAQCDKTFSTQASANLHQRTHSGEKPFVCEVCGKNFSVSQNLVRHKRVHSGEKPFECGVCGKRFSQNNNLKSHQLVHTGQKPFSCSACGRSFTSMRSLREHRCGGDTVLQLDRRGPDPPGTKSQTSQGS from the exons atgtcGTCCTGTGTGCAGCGGCTCGTGTCTGACGTCATGGACGAGTTCACGGTGACCGCGAGGACTGAAATCTGCCAGAGACTGAGACCGGGAGACGAG gaggagctgaaggctgTGGTGAAGAGACTCTGTGAGgctctgctgcaggagctgaggaggctgctggaggaggagcaggaggagaagcagcaggagaagcagcaggagaatCAGCTGGAGAATCAGCAGGAGGAGCACG tcagttCATCACAGCCTCAGCCAGACTCCGCCCCCCCTGCAGCAGATGCGGTGAACGGCCAATCAGATCCTCCTACAGATGACGTCGTCCAATCAGAACGAACCTTCAGCTGCAgcgtctgcagcagcagcttctccagaCGGACCAACCTGGCGGCTCACCTGCGGGTCCACAGCAGAGAGCGGCCCTTCACCTGTCCGGTCTGTGGGAAAGGCTTCTCGGCCCGCAGCAGCGTCAGAGTCCATCAGCGGACCGTCCACAACAAGCAGCGGCCGTTCAGGTGTTCTCACTGCGGGAAGGTGTTCGGCACCCGCAGCCACCTGCGGACGCACCAGAAGTCCAGCGGCTTCCCGCTCCAGTGTTCGGTGTGCGGAGAGACGCTGGCGGCGAGATGCAGCCTCAGACAGCACCGCCTCACCTgtcagaggacagacaggaagtttAGGTGTGCAGAGTGCGGGAAGGAGTTCTCCAAACACAGTTACCTGTCGGCTCACCGCAGAGTCCACCTGAGCGACAAACCCTTTAAATGTCCGGTCTGTGAGAGAGGGTTCACCACACGCCGCGGGCTCCACGTCCACCAGCTGTCGGTCCACAGAGGCCTGAAGCCGTTCACCTGCAGCGTCTGCAGGAGGGCGTTCAGCCAGCAGAGCGGCCTCAGAGCTCACCTGAGGACGCACACAGGTGAGCGGCCGCACACCTGCGAGCAGTGCGGGAACAGTTTCTCCAGCAGGAGCAGCCTGTCGGTCCACCGCCGTGTCCACACCGGAGAGAAGGCGTTCAGCTGCGACACCTGCGGGAAGAGCTTCAGCGTGTCCGCCAACCTGTGCCGCCACCGCCTCGTGCACTCGGGCCGCCGGGCGTTCAGCTGCGACGTGTGCGGCCGCAGCTTCTCGCAGGCCGGACACCTGAAGGTGCACCGCGCCGTGCACAGTGACACGTGGGCGTTCATCTGCAACGCCTGTGGCAAGGGCTTCAGACAGCGCAGCGCGCTGCTGCTGCACGAGAGGAGCCACAGCGGTGTCAAACCGCACAGCTGCGGCGACTGCGGGAGAAACTTCTCCACGTCCTCGTCACTGAAACGCCACCAGGTGGCGCACAGCGGGCAGAAAGCGCACACCTGCGACGAGTGCGGGAAGAGCTTCACCAGCGCCCAGGTCCTGAAGACGCACCTGCAGCTGCACGGCGGCAGCAAACCGTTTTCCTGTGACGTGTGCGGCCGCAGCTACAGCTCGCTGAGCTACCTGAAGACGCACCGACGCAGCCACTCGGAGGGGAAACCGTTCGGCTGCGCTCAGTGCGACAAAACTTTCTCCACGCAGGCGAGCGCCAACCTGCACCAGCGCACACACAGCGGAGAGAAACCGTTCGTCTGCGAGGTCTGTGGGAAGAACTTCAGCGTGTCGCAGAACCTCGTCAGACACAAACGCGTTCACAGCGGAGAGAAACCGTTTGAATGCGGCGTCTGCGGGAAGAGGTTCAGTCAGAACAACAACCTGAAGAGTCACCAGCTGGTTCACACCGGACAGAAACCGTTCAGCTGCTCCGCCTGCGGCCGCAGCTTCACCTCCATGAGGAGCCTCAGGGAGCACAGGTGTGGAGGAGACACAGTCCTGCAGCTGGACAGACGAGGTCCAGACCCTCCTGGCACCAAGTCCCAGACCTCTCAGGGGTCTTAG